A part of Carettochelys insculpta isolate YL-2023 chromosome 1, ASM3395843v1, whole genome shotgun sequence genomic DNA contains:
- the GRM3 gene encoding metabotropic glutamate receptor 3, whose translation MFLKAAETGPVKMFTQLQMLALAVLSRGVFPSLTDHNFVRKEIKIEGDLVLGGLFPINEKGTGTEECGRINEDRGIQRLEAMLFAIDEINRDSYLLPGIKLGVHILDTCSRDTYALEQSLEFVRASLTKVDEAEYMCPDGSYAIQENIPLLIAGVIGGSYSSVSIQVANLLRLFQIPQISYASTSAKLSDKSRYDYFARTVPPDFYQAKAMAEILRFFNWTYVSTVASEGDYGETGIEAFEQEARLRNICIATSEKVGRSNIRKSYDSVIRELLQKPNARVVVLFMRSDDSRELIAAANRFNVSFTWVASDGWGAQESVVKGNEHIAYGAITLELASHPVKEFDRYFQSLTPYSNNRNPWFRDFWEQKFQCSLQNRKAHRKACDKHLTINSSNYEQESKIMFVVNAVYAMAHALHKMQRTLCPNTTKLCDAMKLLDGKKLYKDYLLKVNFTAPFNPPNAADNIVKFDLYGDGIGRYNVFNFQYTGGRYSYLKVGHWAETLSLDVDSIHWSRSSVPTSQCSDPCAPNEMKSMQPGDVCCWICIACEPFEYLADEFTCADCGSGRWPTADLTGCYDLPEDYVRWEDAWAIGPVTIACLGFICTFLVVAVFIKHNNTPLVKASGRELCYILLFGVFLSYSMTFFFIAKPSPAICTLRRLGLGSSFSVCYSALLTKTNCIARVFNGVKNGAQRPKFISPSSQVFICLGLILVQVVVVSVWLILESPGTRRYTVPEKRETVILKCNVRDSSMLISLTYDVILVVLCTVYAFKTRKCPENFNEAKFIGFTMYTTCIIWLAFLPIFYVTSSDYRVQTTTMCISVSLSGFVVLGCLFAPKVHIILFQPQKNVVTHRLHLNRFSVSGTGTTYSQSSASMYVPTVCNGREVLDSTTSSL comes from the exons ATGTTTCTTAAAGCGGCCGAAACAGGACCTGTGAAGATGTTCACCCAACTGCAGATGCTTGCCCTAGCTGTGCTCTCCAGAGGAGTTTTCCCTTCCCTAACTGACCATAACTTTGTAAGAAAGGAAATTAAGATAGAAGGAGACTTAGTCTTAGGGGGATTGTTCCCAATTAATGAAAAAGGCACTGGGACAGAAGAATGTGGGAGAATCAATGAAGACCGAGGCATCCAGCGCTTGGAAGCTATGTTATTTGCCATTGATGAAATCAACAGAGACAGTTACTTGCTCCCGGGAATTAAGCTTGGAGTTCATATTTTGGACACGTGCTCAAGGGATACATATGCTTTAGAACAGTCTCTGGAATTCGTCAGGGCATCTTTGACGAAAGTGGATGAAGCAGAGTATATGTGCCCCGATGGATCTTATGCCATTCAAGAAAACATTCCATTACTCATAGCGGGTGTCATAGGTGGTTCATACAGCAGTGTCTCCATACAG gttgcaaatttgctgaggttgTTCCAGATCCCCCAGATCAGCTACGCTTCCACCAGTGCCAAGCTGAGTGACAAGTCCCGCTATGATTATTTTGCAAGGACAGTCCCCCCGGACTTTTATCAAGCAAAAGCAATGGCTGAGATCTTGCGGTTCTTCAACTGGACCTACGTGTCAACAGTTGCCTCAGAAGGAGACTATGGAGAGACGGGGATCGAAGCCTTTGAGCAGGAGGCTCGCCTCCGGAATATCTGCATTGCCACCTCAGAGAAGGTCGGCAGGTCCAACATCCGGAAGTCTTATGACAGTGTGATCAGAGAGCTGCTCCAGAAACCCAATGCAAGAGTGGTCGTGCTCTTCATGCGAAGCGATGACTCTCGAGAGCTCATTGCTGCAGCCAACCGATTCAACGTTTCCTTTACATGGGTCGCCAGTGatgggtggggggcccaggagaGTGTTGTCAAGGGCAACGAGCACATAGCTTATGGAGCAATAACCCTGGAACTTGCTTCTCACCCAGTGAAAGAGTTTGACAGGTACTTCCAAAGCCTCACTCCTTACAGTAATAATCGCAATCCCTGGTTCAGAGACTTTTGGGAGCAAAAATTCCAGTGCAGTCTCCAGAACAGAAAAGCACACCGAAAAGCTTGTGACAAACACTTAACTATCAATAGTTCCAACTACGAGCAGGAATCCAAGATCATGTTTGTGGTGAATGCTGTGTACGCAATGGCCCACGCCTTGCACAAAATGCAACGGACTTTGTGTCCCAACACCACCAAACTGTGCGATGCCATGAAGCTGCTGGATGGCAAAAAGTTATATAAAGATTACCTCCTGAAAGTTAACTTCACAG CTCCATTTAACCCTCCCAATGCTGCTGACAACATAGTcaaatttgacctctatggagATGGGATAGGCCGATACAACGTGTTCAATTTCCAGTACACAGGAGGTAGATACTCCTACCTGAAGGTCGGTCACTGGGCAGAAACGCTTTCACTGGACGTAGACTCGATTCACTGGTCCAGAAGCTCTGTCCCCACCTCCCAGTGTAGTGACCCCTGTGCTCCTAATGAAATGAAGAGCATGCAGCCAGGAGATGTCTGCTGTTGGATCTGCATTGCCTGTGAACCCTTTGAATACTTGGCTGATGAATTTACCTGTGCAGACTGCGGGTCTGGACGGTGGCCCACTGCTGACCTGACTGGCTGTTATGACCTACCAGAAGACTACGTCAGGTGGGAAGATGCCTGGGCAATAGGGCCTGTTACCATCGCATGTCTGGGCTTCATTTGTACCTTCCTTGTTGTGGCAGTCTTTATCAAGCACAACAACACACCCCTGGTTAAAGCTTCCGGCCGTGAACTGTGCTACATATTACTCTTTGGGGTCTTCCTGTCTTACAGCATGACATTCTTCTTCATAGCCAAGCCTTCTCCGGCCATTTGCACCTTACGCCGTTTAGGACTGGGAAGTTCCTTTTCGGTTTGCTACTCTGCCCTACTGACAAAGACCAACTGCATAGCCAGAGTATTTAATGGTGTCAAGAATGGTGCTCAACGACCTAAATTCATCAGCCCCAGCTCTCAGGTCTTCATCTGCCTGGGCCTCATCTTGGTACAGGTTGTGGTGGTGTCTGTGTGGCTTATACTGGAGTCCCCAGGCACCAGACGATATACTGTTCCTGAAAAAAGGGAGACTGTCATATTGAAATGCAATGTCAGAGATTCCAGTATGTTAATCTCCTTAACATATGATGTAATCCTTGTTGTCTTATGCACTGTATATGCCTTCAAAACAAGGAAGTGCCCAGAGAACTTCAACGAAGCCAAGTTTATCGGTTTCACTATGTACACAACATGCATCATTTGGCTGGCCTTCCTCCCCATATTTTATGTGACGTCTAGCGACTACAGA